The segment GAAAATTTGTATGATAACTAACAAGGCCCAGGCTTCTTCAACTTCGCTGTCATCATCACCCATGGAGAAAAATGCGAATCTTGTACAAGGTGTCTGAACCAACACAGACCCACTCAATGCATGGCCATCCTCACAAATAATAAAGTTGAGAGCTGCTCAAACCCCTATATAGCATTTTACTATTTGTCACAATTAATTTTTCTGTGAACCAGAACACCATGCCCAAACTAATGTAACATTATTTTCCAACAAATCTTATTTGTGAATAATAGCTGAGTGCTCTTAAGCATGGATCTTATTAGATTGTCTGTcaagttgaaaagattttttgatgaatctccattttctctttacttAGACCTATCTCCTGTTTGATAGAAAATATGTCCTGCCCTTATTTCAGTTCTTCTGAGTGTCATCTCAAATCATCAGTTCTCCTGCGGTGACTCTCAGCACTATTTACTTATCAGTCAATGGGATTTTCTGTCTTCAGGCTCGCGAATTGGAATCTCATTATGCAGTAAGATCCAGAAGATTCTTACACATAGACACACCACATACAACACCCtttcaaaataaaaattacataTCTTTGTGGAAGGGGCAGTGTATGAGCATTCCGATCTATAGTAGGATGTTTTTAACTGTCTTCTCCTTAGTGACTTTCACCATCAGGCCACTCCTGATACATCTCATGTACTGGTTTCTATTCCAGAAAACCAAATAATATTGTAAAACATAAACTTCTGTCTGATTGCTAGCTAGTGCAAAAGATTACTGTTTTTCAAGTCAGTCATTTGATCACGTTCCACATAGCAAATGTCAATATGGTGTTCAAATATTACTCCTCGACCTGCTAAGTGTAGAACAGTAAAATGAAGCCAAATCACTATTTTGATACCGATATCGTTCCTTCCTTTGATGCTCTTTCAGTCATTAGAAGTAACAAGATTGGACTGATAAGATAGGATAGTTTATACCCGTCAGAGGACAATCTCTTTAAATTAAGTCTACGCTTGAACAATATGGGAGTGAACATAAAGATATTAGAGAACATGTAGCCAAATCAGTTACAAACTCTTTCATCATTTCAAAGACGAACAATCTCAAGAACACATTTGCATGCTTAGAACTGATATGAACCTAGTTGAGTGCACAAATAAAAGCATTTCAGAATCAATAAATCAAGACAGATAAGCATAACTATTATATTATTGATGATACGCAAAGCAGTATATTGTAAGCTTATTATCAGCTCCGACTGCCAACACATACAGATTTTCTGCCAGAAGGTTTGGAGTCTTGGACCCATCAAAGTATGATAGAAAGCTACACCTTTACCTCTAGATACAATAGACTGCTTGTAGTCAGCATTATATATACTCACCATTTGATATCTTCCAACTTTAGTCACTGACACTTTCATTATTCGTAGTCGTCAACGTTCTCCATTTGAGTTGGGATGATGATAACTTCCTGATGTTGAAGGAAATAATTCTCACTTTTCTACTTTTCTATTTAAGGGCCATCACATGTTGCACAACGATTTGCAAAATTTAAGAGCCAGCAGTTCCATTAAAGCCAGCATCAACAGAATCATCTAAGGGCATTGAAGAGTTTCCTCAATCAACTGGCTTCTTCCACTTCCATTCTCTAAGTGTGAACTGCTGAGTACTCTCTGTGGAAGAATTTGAATAACCACCCCGTGGGTGGTTGCATTCACACCTGTGGCAAGCTAAATTTTTTTTATAGTTTACATAACCACACCTGCACATGAATGGGCTTACATCAGCATGTATTCATATTGCAATATTAATAAGAATTAACTATGCTGAGAATAAGCAAAGATTGTCGATTCAGTGCCATATAACAGGCTTAAAAATCTAGCCCGCATGTCTTGTATAACACATGAAATAATTCATAAATTGGAACTGCGTTGAGAAACCTACCCTGGGCATTCCCATTCCCCTTGATGCAGCTTTGGTTTAGGCCGAATCTCATCACATTGTAGGCATTCATTATTTTTGGCAAAGTTCATGAAATCACACCTATAGATTTTATGCAATGAATTAGCTAATCGGTTAGAAGGCACGAAGGGAGACTTCCATGAACCACTAAAATCAAAGCCCAGAAGAAGACTAACCTCGGACATTGCCAATCTCCTCTCATCTTTGCAATATCATCCCGTCCCAACTTTTTTCTAGGAAAAGGTTGAGACTTTTTCACTTTCGGTGGGGGGCCCACAAAGGTAGGCTTTGGGAGATTCGGATCAAGTGGAGTTGCACTCAATTCAACTACCTGCTTCAATAATTTACGAGCAGATGCTTTAACATTTTTTCTCATTTGTATCTTGTGTTTAGAAGGACCGATTAGAGGATGATATGCACAAGTCATTAAAATCCGCATCACATCTACTGTGCGTGCAGTGTCCTCCCTGCGTGGCATTACATAAGCCCGCTCACAAGAAGCTCTAAGAGTGCATGCACTACACACCTGACAATGTGGGAACAAAATGATAAGATCTACCAATAATGCAAGACAAAAGGCCAATAGTTGTAGCTCATTTAATAAAAATGACGACGACAGAAAATCTAAAcaacaatggagtctcactgaagGAAGCTGATTTACTGTATTAGGAACTCTAATAAGTACACTTACATCCCCTTCATTAAGATTAACATATGCTCTCAGACGCTTCCCAGAATTAACAACTTTTCCATCTAAACTGGGGCAACCAGAACCAACAATAACCTGAATATCTCGTCGTGACAAGGACCTGCAGAAAGAGCATCAATTgctgattttaatatatatatacatgaaatcaaagGATGTAAACATAATCAAGGTTGATAGGAGATAAAGTTGAAGCATTGCTACACAAATCCAAATATTCTAACTATTGTTTTTTCTGGATTCAAACTGTGTAGATATTTTTATGTCCAACATTTCGGATCTAACTATTGACTTCTCTTTTCTCATGCTCTCAttccctgatgatggatcatagagtttgaTCTGAAACGTTGGACATAAAAAATATCTACACAATTTGGATCCAGAAAAATCAATAGTTAAAACATTATGGACTGTGGAAAATCCAAATGATTCAAATTTGAGTCTGATCCTGTGAAAAGACAGCACATGGACAAATCTTTTTCATTAACATCTACGAGAATACCATTCATCAATTTGAGCCTGATGCATTTCAGCTActacattcaaatttcaaaaatattatgcAATCACATAATGTGGAGTTTAAATTGTCAGGGACTCAGGACCATTCAAGTAAGAATACTGATAATTCAATATCAATAAATAATTAATGTTATTGAAAACAGATTTAATACGACACCAAACTCTAATTTAATAATTCAAATTGAAAGCAAGCACCCTAATGCATTGCTTGGTATAGAATCACACAAAAATCAGAAAGTTCAAGGCATCAAAAAGCTTCATAAACTTGAAGTTCCTTCTAGTTTTTTCTTTAATTACCTCACTAATTGACAAATCGTTTGCAACTTATTAAGATAAtatttctccagttgtaaaaattaACTTTGTTTTCTGCACAAGACAACATGCTCCTGCTTTTTCCTAGAATCCAAGTttgaaacataatttttttctAGAGCTCACATATAAAACTTGTAGAATCAAATTTTAAACTTTAAATTCTCCATCTCACAAAATATATCTAAGCTGACATTCATTTGAAACTTCCTCTCTTGCCTCAACCTCTGGCCCTCTATTAGGGCTAAAGAAGGTTCCCAAGATTCCATAGCAATGCACCCTCATGAGGGCAGAGATAGGCAGAGTTTCCTAGACATCACCGCAAGGACGTGTTGATGTTAATTACTGGGACAAGAAATCCAGAAATATGACTCTCACTAAAGGAAGGGGGAGGTTTGAAAATCCAAGATTCCCAAACTGGTTTGGAGAAATCTCATTCATAAATCTAAAAAGATAGAAATGTCAAGAATGAAAATTGAAAAgataaactaaaaactaaaaatttATCTCtctatataatattaaatttaaaatcctCCTGTTGATGGGGTAATTGACAACCAAAAGAGAAGGCTATCAACTAACTGGTAATCTTTTCCATTGGGCTtcacaaaattgaattttgaatttttgatggagtGGCAAGAGGTGGCCCTAGGATGGATGCAGCTGAATGTCTTTTGAGAAACTCAAATAACGACTTCATGAGATGGGATGTTTTTCCTAGCAAATGTAGTGAACAATAAAAAGCTTAAGTGTTGGCTTTGATAAAAGACCCTAAATTGGTAACCAAATAATTCATCAAGATGATCGTGGTGGAAAAAGATTCAATGCTGGTTATTAACGTTTTAACTCTATGATTAAGGGGGCTACTCCAAATTGGAAATTAAATAATGGTCTCAAAAAGGATAGACCTGGTGACTCAATTTGAAGTAGTGATATTTCAACACTAATTTAGAGAATGTAACAAGCTAGCTAACTTCCTCGTTAATGCCAATACTGCTGgtcaattttcattttcaactaCCGTAAGTGATCAAGCAATGGCATTGGAGGGTCTAACCCCTCTTCCGGCCTTGGAATATTTACATCTTAGTATAGTAAATATAGGctagataatataataaataattgtTAGTATAACAATAAAACAAAGGTTAATTATATGATACTTGGGAGAAGAAATTTTTAATGGGAAAGCAGggctttataataaaaaataatagttagtataaaaaataaaacaaaagttaATTATGTGGTAGTTAGCTGGGTGGAGAAATTTTCTATGGGAATGCAAGGCTTTATAAGCCAATGTAATATAAAATCAATGAAATGATCCCAAGAAAATAAAACCATATaacatttgtttattgtctagaaTATGGTTTAATTTTTGCAATATTTATACCTGCAATTTGTATATGATATCAAAGCCCTCAATGATGACGGGCTGTCAGAATGGTGATGAAGGTCAAAGCAGAGCCATTATAGATGATCTTCCTAGAAGAATCATCGAATTCTCTTTTATATCTATAATTTGAGCATGCAAAGCACTTATGGCAAGGGCCACCAAACAGTGGACAAACTTTCTCCAGCTTTGACTATGCAGCACTCTGAGTAAAGCTTGAGGTGGATATATATTGCCATGTACAACGATCATTTAAAGATACATTTGCTTCAGCAAGGTTGAAGTCCATATATACCATCTCGTACAACAGTTGTTTGTACTTATTAGGGAATATTTTTTGGAATAAAATCTGTATATTTTTTTGCTGGTTTGAAAAAGTCTTTACAGCCTGCATTGAAGTGAAGTTTGGAATGCTTATATTGGATTGTGGAAGCCACAAGTTTATTTATCATTAAGTGCTAGTAGATTGGCTGGCAGAATTTGCATGAGTATGGATGTGAAGCAAGCTTATCCTacttgttttttgtttgaattggtttgaaataGAACAGTTTGTGGTGGCATTTACATCTTGCAAATACAACTGGAGTGAACTGCCAAACATTTATAGGCAAATGAACTGAATCTTTTCACTTTGCAACACAAATTGTACTGTTAAAGGTTGGACAGCACTTTAAAACTTTCTTTGATGCTTTAATACATATAAAGTTTGGTATGAAGTCCATATAAATTTGGGTATTTCTTTTGCTTTACAAAGTTTATTTCAATATGAGGAAAAAGCCATATTACTTTGGAGAATGCAAAGTTATAAGGCaaaaattttacaatttttttgaattGAAATTTGTATTGAAACAACTAGAAAAGGGGTTAATAATGTGGAGTGTGTGCATCAAAGggatttattttttagtttttttatggtTCTTGAGACTTTGTAATTGGAAATATAAAGGCTACTGTAATTAGGTGCAATACCAGTCGATTCCAATACACTATTATTTTCCCTATTATTCACGACCCCACATACATCATATAATGCTTGTACTCTCAAAGCCATCCATGCTACACCTAACAAGGCTTTAAGGTTTTTGGAGACTCACATTCAACATCAAGTGGATAGAATGTAACAGAGACAAAGAGGAGCTTGATGGACACCTAAGGTTGGAGGAATTTCTCCATCGCAAGCTAGCTTTGTGCTAAAAAATGGTACTTTGCATGAGAAGTACCAGTTCTTCATTTGTCTTCCTTCTTGGAGCAAGAGGAGCTTGGTAGTTTTGGAACTATGGATACTGGAGTATGGAACAAAGACTGGGAAAAGAACTAGTGTAGATTAAACTCCGTAAGGATGGCTGCCTAGAAGGTTCAGGAGTTTGTGGATCTTGGGAATCATACACTTGTGAGGGTCATGAGACAACTTGGAGTGTGATGAATGTAGCTTAACATGGATGGTTGCCCAATAATTTGGGAGATTTGTAACTCGGGTGTTTGGGGAGGTAGAACCCGGGAACTCAAGAATTCAGCTAGGGAGCTACCTTTACAAGGGTTACAAGGCAGCTTGAGGGAATTCTACCCAGTCCAAGAATTGTTTTCAAAGAGAAGCTTTTGACAAGTATGTGGCTCTATTTGATTCTGATGTAATACAAGGGGAATGTTGGAATATTACACTTAGTACAGTAAATATAGGTAAGATAATCAAATGTGATAAATAATTGTTAgtctaaaaaaaaaacaaatgttAGTTATGTGGTAGTTAGTAAGGTATAGAAGCTTTGTACAAGAAAGCAAGGCTTTATAAGCCAATTTGATGTAAAATAAAATCAATGAATGTGATTCATCAAAATAAACCATATAACATTTTGTTTATCGTCTGCAATATGGTTTAGCTTTTGCAATCTGCTTGCAAtttcaatatggtatcaaagcctcAATGATGATGGGCTGTGAGAATGGTGATGAAGGTTAAAGAAAATCCCTGCGATTGCTGCTTCATGGTTGATGATCTTTCTAGAAGAATCGTTGAATACTCTTTTATATCTATGTGGGTTGGAACGATTGATTTATAAATGCAAAGCACTTTCAGCAATGGCCACCAAACATTAGACAAACCTTATCCAGCTTTGACTATGCAGTATTGTGAGTAGAGCTAAAGGTGCATATACAACACCACGTACCGCAGTTATTTATATTCATTCACTTCAGTGAGGTTGAAGTGCATATATACCATCTTGTAGAACAGTTTTTTAACTTGTTTAGGAATATTTTTGGAATAAAATCCATATATTATTATTTTCCATTGCTGGTTTGAATAAAGTCTTTAAACCCTGCATCAAAGTGAAGTTTGGAATGGTTGTATTGGATAGTGGAGGCCACAAGTTTGTTGATCATTAAGTGCTAGTGGATTCACTGGCAGAATTTGTATGAGTATGGATGTGAGATAAGAAgatccaaattattttcttttttaattggTTTGAAACAGAACAGTTTGTGGTGGCATGTACATCTTGCAAATACAACTGGTGTGTTGCTGCCAACCATTTATGGGCGAATGAAGTAAATATTTTCACTCTATGGCACAAAATTGACTTTTAAAGGTTGGACAGCACTTTAAAACTTCATTTAGTGTTTTGATACACAAAGTTTGGTAGGACGTGCCTTTAAATTTGGATAAAAAAAATTTCACGAGGTTTATCTCAATATGAGGAGAAAGGCATATAACTTTGGCCAGTGCAAAGTTTACAAAGggaaatttttctgatttttcttttagttgAAATTTGTACTGAAACAACTACAAAGGGATTAATAATGTGAAGTGTGTGCATCTaaggaatttttttatttattttttaatgatttttgagACTTCATAATTAGAAATATAAGGGCTACTGTAATTAGGTGCAATATTAGTGGAATCTAATACCCTATTCTTTTTCCTATTAAAGAAAGTTTGGGAATGGTATGGGACATCTTGAAAATAAGGGATAAGGGGGAAATTGTTAGAATTTGATCATATTACATCATAGGCATATTCACAATAGTAAACAAATACCAACATTTCATTTTTAATATCATAATAGGTGGTTAATTGGTACTTGGTCGATTAGCATTAACCAAATATTGATTTTAATTTATTGCTCTATTTTTTAATAATGCATTGTTCAATGTTTGCCTGAATTTATTAAAAACAGTGTAACCATTTTTACATGCAGACTTGCAATCTTCTTATCTTGCTTGATTCTCAGCTTCTCAAAACATTGTGCCTTATAGTTTAATTCCCTCCCATGAAATGTGTCTATTAGTACCATTAGATTTTCAGAATCCATTGAAGTAGACTTTTCAAGTTCTTTGGAGAAAATTATGTAGCAACCTTTACATCTAGATCTATAATCTTCTTAGCTTTATCAATTCTCAGCTTCTCAAAAAATTGTGCCTTATTGTTAAATTATCTCCCATGATGTGTCTATTTGGATTATTTTCTCAAAGAGGGGTTGCTAAACAAGTTGGGGAATTTAAATGTACCAAAGAAAAAGAGGTGGTTGTTGCGTGAAGCTCATCCCTCTAAAGTTGCTGGTCATTTTTGTGTTGCAAAGACATTGGATAACCTACAAAGATATGGAAAGAGAACTTATAAAATATTAGCACTCTTGCAATAGGGCAGTCCACACAGAATAGTTTGTCCCTGTTTGAGACATGTTTTGGTTTCGTACCACATGTCACCCTTAGATGTTGCCATGGTACAGTCACACAGAATCAGCGAATGTGAATTTCAAGATTTACAAAGCCAAAAGGTTAATTGATAAAATTCAGCAAATACATCTCTGAGTCCAGAAGACTTTGGAAAGTCACAAGCTAAGTACAAAAGGCAACAATATCAACATCAAGTCGAGCGCAAGTTCAAAGTTGGTGATTGTGATTAGTCATACTTAGGTAAGGATAAGCTCCAAAGACAAAATAAGTTAAGGATAAGCTCCATAGACAAAATAGGAAGCTTAAATCCTTAAGGTATAGCCCAATCCAAATTCCAAAACAAGCAGGCACAAATGCTTTCCTTTGAATTTGCCACCATTTATGAAAATGTACTCAATGATCAATATATAACATCTgcatttatttaaatctccaatgCTCAACAAAGAAGAGGAGCTAGGGAATGATGTGGTCCACGACAAGAAATATAGAATAAAAAGGAGGGAAGTAAATGAAACTTGGTTAGTTGGGTTCAGGGGTCAGCTACTGAGCAAAATAAAAAATGGTCTACATGTGATCCGAAAATGGATCTTAGAAACATGAATAAGGGCATAAGACTTCACTTACTTGCAAATCCTTGCAATGGCAATTTCAAAGCCAAAAATTTAGTCCTTGGTGCAGAAAACAACTTTGAGTGGTCCAAAACATCTAAAAGTAGTCAGAACAAAGGAGCAAGGGCACATAAGTTGCAATTTGTGTTTGTAAAAAAATCCTGTTCACATCAGGTGGTGATTTCATAAGTGTTGAGTTCACTAGGTGGTGATTACATGTACCTCCTGGCAGTTTCATAAGCACCAGATTGTTGACAAGCAGCAATTTCATATTGTGAGGAAGTTAAAGGATTTCAATGTAGTCTTTTCTCATTCCAAGCATTTTGTAACCGATTTTCCTGCAAAAGGAACACTCCAAAATTGATAAAAAGACTAGGAACATCTAGCAGAAGGGTTGACTCTCATTCTAACTTCCGTATGTTCATTTTTGTACTATTGCTAGTGGGACATAGGGGTTTTCCATGAAGTTGTGATCATCTACATTGTCACATCCCCATTTTGTCCACTAGTCCCTCAATCAAAAAGGGCCTCAATGGAACAGTTGCAATATTTGAATTTAACAAACATTTTGGCAGAAACTCATCTCATTTTCTCTTTCTGTTTAATGCACTTTGTAATTGTGCATAGATATTACTTATTTTCAGCCCTTAGTGTGTTGCATTCTTCTACAAGTTTCCTAGATCTATATCTAAAGGAAGCACTTCCATATTCTTCTTCTTGAAATAAAATATGAGTTTTATAAACACAGTCCCTAAAGCAAGATGTGTGATATTTCACACATTGCTCTAACTCAGCAACTGACACAGTCAATGCATCCACCTCAACCCAAAACCTACTGCTGCTTAAGCAAATAGTGCATTCTTGTGCTCAATattatgattttgatatgattctttGTTTAGGAACAATTTAATAAATTGAAACTCACCAAACTCAATCTTAAATCAGACTTAAAGAAAATTGAGCAAAAAAGGGAAGAAAGGAGAAGATAGATTAAAAGAGAGATGACAACAGAACTGTTCTTGGGAAAATCCTTTTGAGAAAAAGACTCAGCCTCAAATGCAGATCTCAATATATTAACTTTGAACTACTGTACCACAAGGATGCCTCCCCTGCAAAAATCCCCACATTTCTAGGATGGGGTGTCTCCAAGACATGGGGACTTGGAGGGGACATCCCTCCCTGTCCCACCACTTGCATTGTCATCCTTGTGATGTTTTCCTCTTAGAGGGAACATTTCAGGACCCAGGGGACGTCGGGATGTTCGCATGACTCCTAGAAGCCTCCTGACCACCTCAAGGATGCCCAGGGGTCTCCCTCAGCCAGTCGgccaaataaattatttaaaaagaaaagaaaaattggaACTCCATGCCTAGGGCCAAACCTTAATGGCCTATGGATCACACCCAAACCCCAAAAACTCTATAAATATGCCTCCTAACCTcgtttcaactcacaaaaacaaatcaaaaagaagCTGATAGTAATAAGTGTGAGAGTGAGAGCATCAAGCCTGCAAGTGCAAGGTGAAAGAGTGAGAGCGAagagcaagagggttgaggaggagcaagaagaggaatgATGCCAAGTTGCCAACTCAAAGGATTGAAACTGGCATTTTTCAAGCAAGAGGTAGACTTCTACAAttggtttttttaatttgtttaattaatttcatGATTTATGTTGATAGAATTCGTAGGCATGGCTGTATGTTGTCATTTTTGTTGACAGAATCCATATACATGGTTGTATACTGTCATCAACAATAATAAAATTCATATACCAAGTTGCaactttcaattttaaattttaaattcaatagTTATTAACTTATTAGTTTAGTTAACAATTTAGCAAATGATTCaatgaattatataaataagtcatagtcaaattttggtttttttaattataTACGAGCAAGCcgtcatattttaattttttaagtctTAATCTTTTAgatgttcaaattttttaatttgtcAAACTAGGATTATAACTTTTGTGTAACCTCTGCTTTTGCGCTTCATGCAACTTGAAGTAAGAAAAATAAAAGTGCAACCCTTGTTTGACAAATATTCAATACAAATATTTCTGTGTGTGTATCCTCTTTTTTTTTCACTGTGTGACCTTaagtaagaaaaacaaaaagaaatctaaaagtaacaaaaacaaaaagaaatctaTGTGTCTTAGTTCCTTGCATTATGCATGGTTTAAACTTTAATTTTCAAACTATAAACTTATAATTTTTTTATCGTTCATTGCAATGTCATTATGAATTCTCATGGTATGAGTGAGGATGAGGTTGGGCCTCAACAGGAAGCTGAAACTGAAGGTGAAAATGAATCCAATTATGCACCTGATGAAAGTGCAAAACCAAAGAGGGGTGACCATGAAACCCAAAGTACTAGTTCCATTGTCAAGCAAAATATTAATCGCCCTTCCATAGTACTAGCAAAATATGCTAAGGGCccctttgatcctaagtctcctctaagaCAATTTGCAACAAAATTACAAACAATACTTGAGGCATCTGGGGGCACTAGATTGTGGAAGTGTCACTTTTATAACCTTGAATTTCAAAGTAGTATTACCAGAATTATTCCCATTTGCTTCATATATGAAACAAGTGTAGAAGTAAGTGAGAAGTTGACCAAAAGATTGAACTATGGGGCTGAGATAAGTAAGTTATGGAGCAGTCTTGGTAGTGAAGGCATTGCACTACCTCTTTGTTTAAAGGTGGAAGGAACATCAGGGAGCAGGTTCTACTTCTACTACTTTGTAAAGGCCAATTGCACATATGCCAATTTCTTCTACTTCAAGGGCAGCAGGGGCTAAGGGGAAACACAAGATGACAAGTGATGCTCGAAACCCACTAGCAAAATTATCCAATGTGCAATTGATGGATGAGGTAGATGAAACCATTGGCAAATTCTTCTTTTCCAATGTCATTCCATTCCATGTGGCTCATTTTCCTTATTATAAGGAAGTGGTGGCGAAGATAGCAATGGCAGGAGCATCATATGTGCCAACAAGGGAGAAAAATTGAGGACCACAATCTTGGATAAGAACTGTACCAAGataaatattttgatggagaaaatgaagagatcTTGGGTCACTAGTGGATGCAGTGTAGTCATGAATGGGTGGACA is part of the Cryptomeria japonica chromosome 10, Sugi_1.0, whole genome shotgun sequence genome and harbors:
- the LOC131029355 gene encoding zinc finger protein VAR3, chloroplastic, translating into MGFARFPFLLSGIISLTSRFHTSGPFLSLYHTTCLPCYRLNQFEGLGPRLSSVLNKIDKSERNDLEIGTATGSTGSTECAQSVKQENDKKGVLRREVEVYHPWAEWIDLVDRLAEGNYFNAAEGDDNEDDVVDDVPDGSEEDKRVLKALRSACRRFGHERFDIFRSLSRRDIQVIVGSGCPSLDGKVVNSGKRLRAYVNLNEGDVCSACTLRASCERAYVMPRREDTARTVDVMRILMTCAYHPLIGPSKHKIQMRKNVKASARKLLKQVVELSATPLDPNLPKPTFVGPPPKVKKSQPFPRKKLGRDDIAKMRGDWQCPRCDFMNFAKNNECLQCDEIRPKPKLHQGEWECPGCGYVNYKKNLACHRCECNHPRGGYSNSSTESTQQFTLREWKWKKPVD